GATCAGCGGCTTACTGAAGACGCCGAGCATGGCACGATGCATGATTTTTATGGATTTCCCGAGGAAATGTACCGAATCACGTACCCTGCCCCAGGCAGCGCAGAGCTGGCAGCTCAGATTCGTCAGCGTTTTGAGTCTAACAATCTGCATGCCAAAGCCGAGACCGGCCGTGGTCTGGACCATGGGGTATGGGTCATTCTGCGCAAAATGTACCCCGATGCGAATATTCCCGTGGTGGCCTTGTCCGTGGACTCCAAGCGCTCGCCGCACGAACAATATTCCATCGGTACGATGCTGTCCGATTTGCGTGAAGAAGGCATCCTGATTATCGGGAGCGGCGGTTTGGTGCACAATCTGCGGATGGTGCACGAGAGCGATGAGCCTGATGAATGGGCGGCTGCATTCGATGAATGGATCGCGGAGCAGCTGACGGAATGGAATCTGAATCATCTGTTTGCGTTTGACAAAAAAGCGCCTCATGCCAGCGATGCTGTCCCTTCTTATGGACGGGAGCATTTTGTCCCTTTGTTCTACGCAATGGGTGCTGCCGACAACGGCCGCAAGGCAAAGCGATTGTTTCAATCTTACCAATACGGCAGTTTGAGTCTGAACTGCTGGTCATTCGAATAATGAGAAGCCGAGCTTGGATAACAAGCTCGGCTTTTGTTGTGGGCCGATAAAAATGAGATGTTCAGGCGGGGTAGTGGGATACACCTTAGCTCGATTGATTTTGCCGGAGAATAAGAACGTAGCGCCATAGGTCTTATACACACGCCCATGCAGTCTGAAATAAGACTGCATGGGCTCTTTTTTCTGTATTCAACCAAACCCCAAAAATTTTTCTGCACAAACCGTGTTGACATAATTGAACTACAGTTGTAGTATTGATTTGCAACTACATCTGTAGTTTGTGGATAAAAATTAATAGGAGAGGAGTATTACCAAATGAAAGCAGCAACGAAAGTAGCAATCGCGACACTAAGCAGCATTTTATTAATGGGTTCTTCCGTAAACCTCGCGGCGAAGGCGCAATCCTACGAAAAAGCCCCAAAAGCTACTGTCAAGAAAGCAGCCGAAACAGCCAAGTCTATCTCTGCAGAGGAAAAAAGGCTTATCGAGGATGAGATCCAGAGAGTGAAGGAGTTGACCCAAGAGTCGGGTGATATGTACGTTCTGTATCATAAGTACCCAAAATTAAATAGCGGATTTGATATTAGCTTTTGGGGAGGGATACATGAATTCACTTCATACGAGGACTACTTGAAAAAAGCCTCAACTCTGAAGGGGTCCATCTTGAAGCAGCCTGCCAACCTGCCAAAGGGATACAAGTTTTTATCAGCGGTCATTGAAGGTCCGACCGAAGGAAAGTTCGTTGATGAGGTAAGGGCCGAAGGCAAGAAGAGCGGAAAGCCCATCTATGTGAAAAAGATCGATTGGAAAGAGGCGGCAAGCATCCGTCTTAAATATGCGAGCGGAAAAGACACGCTGGGCTTTTCCAAGTATGCGGCAGACTCGGAGGGAAGCAAGAAGAAAGGTTTCTTTAATGATAAGCTGCCGGCGCATGTCTTTCCAAAATACGTTTTTTGGAATGATGGCGGCAAATTCGAATACAGCATTTCAACCTCCTCTTTGGATATGTCCAGAAAACAGAAGGTCGAGATTTTGAAAGCAGCGGTGAAAAAATAACATTTGCGTCAGCTTCAGGACTTGCGGACAGGCCCATACAGCTCTGGAAAACAGGATGGCATGAGTTCTTTTGCAGATCAACATTCCCACAAGCGGTACAAGTATACTGCATGTAACTAAACCGAGAAAATTTTCTTCACCAAACATGTTGACATTATCAAACTACAATCGTAGCATTAACATAACTACATATGTAGTTTTATTGAATTGACATTGGAGGTTTCATGCATGAATCAAATACCACCGATTACGGATGCAGAGCTGGAAATTATGCGCGTATTGTGGGCTAATCCGGACTGTCCTTCCAGCGAGGTCGTAAAGAAAATGACGGATCTGATGGGGTGGAGCCCCAATACAACTCGGACGCTCCTCAGTCGTCTGGTGCAGAAGGAAGCAGCGGGTGCGAAACTGGAAAAGGGTTCAAAGCGCACCCAACTATTTTATCCGATCATCAGCGAGCAGGAGTATCTGCAGTCTGAAACCAAATCCTTCATGAAAAAACTTTATGGGGGAGCTTTAAAGCCGATGCTGGCCAACTTTTTGCAGGATAAAAAACTGAATGCGCAAGAAATCGAGGATCTGAAGGCTTTGTTTGACGAGAACAGCAGCGACGGGGAAACAGAAAAGAGAGAGCCCTGATGAGTCATACATTGCATGAAAATTTATTGTTGTTTTTCGGCTGGGTCATTCGCGGATCGTTCATGGCCGGCATCATGATCGTCCTTGTCCTGATGCTGCAATTTCTACTAAAAAACAAGATTGAAGCCAGATGGAGATACTGGCTTTGGTTTCCTGTGGCCATTCGCTTGCTGCTTCCTTGGGCACCGGAATCCTCGCTTAGCCTATACAATGTTTTGTCTCTGGAGGCCATAGTGCCCGGCATTCATCAACAAACCCAAGTTTCACCGCTTTGGAAGGAAACGGGGAGAATAAGCGCGGCCATTCATGTTGAGCGCTCTATACACCCGGAGGCAAGCGGAACTTCGGAAGTACCTGCTCCATCCCTTGAATCGGGACCCGTGCAGGACAGCGGTCATTGGTGGAATGGGTTCAAGCAGATAGGCTTCACCAATATACTGATGTCGGTTTGGCTTGCGGGTGTGCTGCTTCTTGCCGTCAAAACGGTATACGACCAGCTTCGATTGAAACAAGCCCTGCGCACGGGCCGAAAAATAGATACGCCTTTTCTATTGGCCGTGTTTCACGAGACGAAACAGCAATTAGGCGTGAAGCAAACCGTGCAGTTTGTAGCCAGCGAGCGAATTCCTGGACCTGCCGTGGTCGGTTTTAACAAACCGGCGATCGTCATTTCGCCCAGTCTGCTCATCACGCTGCAAAAGGATCAACTTCAATACATTCTGGCGCATGAGTTCGCACATATTCAGCGGCGGGACGTCGCAGTGAACTGGTTAATGCATATCATCCTGATCATCCATTGGTTTAATCCGTTATTATGGCTAGCCGTACATAAAGCGAGACAAGACCAGGAGATGGCTTGCGATGCATGCGCCTTGAATCGGATGAGCCCGCAGCAAAACAATGCATACGGACAAACGATCATCCATGTGCTGGACCATTTTTCAGGAAACCAACGTCAGCCGGGACTTGCCGGCCTGTCCGCCACGCATAAACAAATGAAAAGGAGACTTACGATGATTAAACATTTTCACAAAAAATCTTATCGCCTGTCCATTCTGGGGATGGGGATGATTCTCGCGCTAGGCAGCGTGACATTGGTTAATGCTAAGGAAAGCGATGCAGGGAACGTAACGTCAAAGGCTTCCGTGCAGTCAGAACAGGATGGAGCTGTTGTCAATAACGTGCCGGATATTATCTATCCCAAGGGGGATATTGACCGCGAGCTTTACAAAAAAGAGCTGGAAAAGGCCGAAAAAAAAGCAGAAGCAGCAGCCAAGGCTCTAACTCCAGAGGATAAGAAGTATATCGAAGCTGAGACCAATAGAGTGAAGAAGCTAAGCGAAGAGACAGGTGATATGTATGTTCTGTATCATAAATATAAGGATCTTAACAGCGGATTCGACCTAAGTTATTGGGGAGGTATAGAAAAATTCACTGCTTACGAGGACTACTTGATTAGAGCTTCCACGCTGGAGGGTTCTATTCTGAAGCGGCCTGCCAACTTGCCGGAGGGATTTAAGTTTTCCAAAGCGAGAATTGAAGGTCCAACCGAAAGAAAGTTCCTTGATGAAGTAAGGGCCGAAGGCAAGGAGAGCGGAAAACCCATCTACGCGAAAAAGATAGACTGGAAAGAGGCGGCAACCATTCGTCTTGAATATACGAACGGGAAAGATACGCTGGCCATTTCAAAATTTATGTTGGACTCAGAGGGAAGTAAGAAGAAAGGTTTCTTTGAGGATGACTTCCCGGCGCATGTCTATCCAAAATACGTGTTTTGGCATGAAGGCGGCTTTGAATACAGCATTTCAACCACATGGGATATGTCCAAGGAACAGAAGATCGATATTCTGAAAGCAGCGGTGCAGAAATAGTGTTTTGAGCAAGCTTTGGTCTTGGGTAAGCCCGTGCAGTCCTGGAAGTAGGATTGCATGGGCTCTTTTGACGAAAGAAGACCTGATTCCATTGGCTAAAACAGCGGTCAAAAATAGAGCCCACTTTTCAATTTTGCGGAATTTAGCGGTTCGTAGATCATGATTTGCAAAAAATCGATTACATAAATAAGCCTGGCTTTCCAGGCAGCACTCTGAGTGAGTTCGTAGGCTCCCAAGTTGTATGTCAAACGAGTTACGGCCTGGCCGTAACGGACCTCAGATCCGCTATTTTGGCAATCGGCACGGTATTGCAGGAGTTACCGGACACAGAGCCCGATAAGTTGCCGATCATGACTTGGTCAGTCCTTAGGCCCAGCAGTATCGGACCTCAGATCCGCTATTTTGGCTATTGGCACAGTATTGCAAGATTTATCGGACACACGATCCGTTAAGTAGCGGATAATCGGCAAAATGAGGACCTAATTCGGTGAAAAACGGATCTGTGGTCCGTTCGTGTTAAAAAAAGGGTGCCTTTGGACAAAATAAGGTCCGCTGAGTCCGCTAAAATTGCAAGTGACTAGTCAGTGCCCGTATGGACTACCCTCGAACGTAAGTACGACGCTCGAACGTAAGTACGACACTCGAAGTAAGTATGACGCTCTTGGACCTCAAATCCGCTATTTTCGCTATCGGCACGGTATTGCAGGAGTTACCGGACACAGAGCCCGATAAGTGCCGATCAGTGACTTGGTCAGTCCTTAGGCCCAGCAGTATCGGACCTCAGATCCGCTAATTGGCTATTGGCACAGTATTGCAAGATTTATCGGACACAGGTTCCGTTAAGTAGCGGATAATCCGTAAAATGATGACCTTATTTGGTGAATAACGGATCTGTGGTCCGTTCGTGTTAAAGAAAGGGTGCTTTTAGTTAAAATAAGGTCCGCTGAGTCCGCTAAAATTGCAAGTGACTAGTCAGTGTCCGTATGAACTACGCTCGAAAGTATGAACAACGCTCAAATTTATGGCACTCTCCGGACCTCAGATCCGCTATTTTCGCAATACGCTCGCTTTTGATGGGGTCATCGGACACAGGTTCCGTTAAGTAGCGGATAATCCGTAAAATGATGACCTTATTTGGTGAATAACGGATCTGTGGTCCGTTCGTGTTAAAAAAAGGGTGCTTTTGGACAAAATAAGGTCCGCTGAGTCCGCTAAAATTGCAAGTGACTAGTCAGTGTCCGTATGAACTACGCTCGAACGTGAGTACGACGCTCGAACGTAAGTACGACACTCGAAGTAAGTATGACGCTCTTGGACCTCAGATCCGCTATTTTCGCAATATGCTCGCTTTTGAGGGGGTTATCGGACACAGGTTCCGTTAAGTAGCGGATAATCCGTAAAATGATGACCATATTTGGTGAATAACGGATCTGTAGTCCGTTCGTGTTAAAAAAAGGGTGCTTTTGGTCAAAATAAGGTCCGCTGAGTCCGCTAAAATTGCAAGTGACTAGGCAGTGCCAGTATGAACTACGCTCGAACTTATGTACGACGCTAGAAGGTAAATACAACACTCAGATGTATGGCACTCAAATGTATCACAAAGCTCAATGCATGACAGTGCTC
This Paenibacillus sp. JZ16 DNA region includes the following protein-coding sequences:
- a CDS encoding DODA-type extradiol aromatic ring-opening family dioxygenase; this translates as MTLPALFIAHGSPMMALEDNEYTRFLEQLGRELPTPRGIAVFSAHWDDPDQRLTEDAEHGTMHDFYGFPEEMYRITYPAPGSAELAAQIRQRFESNNLHAKAETGRGLDHGVWVILRKMYPDANIPVVALSVDSKRSPHEQYSIGTMLSDLREEGILIIGSGGLVHNLRMVHESDEPDEWAAAFDEWIAEQLTEWNLNHLFAFDKKAPHASDAVPSYGREHFVPLFYAMGAADNGRKAKRLFQSYQYGSLSLNCWSFE
- a CDS encoding BlaI/MecI/CopY family transcriptional regulator, whose translation is MNQIPPITDAELEIMRVLWANPDCPSSEVVKKMTDLMGWSPNTTRTLLSRLVQKEAAGAKLEKGSKRTQLFYPIISEQEYLQSETKSFMKKLYGGALKPMLANFLQDKKLNAQEIEDLKALFDENSSDGETEKREP
- a CDS encoding M56 family metallopeptidase, whose translation is MSHTLHENLLLFFGWVIRGSFMAGIMIVLVLMLQFLLKNKIEARWRYWLWFPVAIRLLLPWAPESSLSLYNVLSLEAIVPGIHQQTQVSPLWKETGRISAAIHVERSIHPEASGTSEVPAPSLESGPVQDSGHWWNGFKQIGFTNILMSVWLAGVLLLAVKTVYDQLRLKQALRTGRKIDTPFLLAVFHETKQQLGVKQTVQFVASERIPGPAVVGFNKPAIVISPSLLITLQKDQLQYILAHEFAHIQRRDVAVNWLMHIILIIHWFNPLLWLAVHKARQDQEMACDACALNRMSPQQNNAYGQTIIHVLDHFSGNQRQPGLAGLSATHKQMKRRLTMIKHFHKKSYRLSILGMGMILALGSVTLVNAKESDAGNVTSKASVQSEQDGAVVNNVPDIIYPKGDIDRELYKKELEKAEKKAEAAAKALTPEDKKYIEAETNRVKKLSEETGDMYVLYHKYKDLNSGFDLSYWGGIEKFTAYEDYLIRASTLEGSILKRPANLPEGFKFSKARIEGPTERKFLDEVRAEGKESGKPIYAKKIDWKEAATIRLEYTNGKDTLAISKFMLDSEGSKKKGFFEDDFPAHVYPKYVFWHEGGFEYSISTTWDMSKEQKIDILKAAVQK